The Brachyhypopomus gauderio isolate BG-103 chromosome 1, BGAUD_0.2, whole genome shotgun sequence genome includes a window with the following:
- the brd7 gene encoding bromodomain-containing protein 7 isoform X4: MGKKHKKHKSEKHAYDDYADRPLKLVLKVAGNEVTTGSSSLEQVYDEQIDYDKHKDKKKKKKKKDERDRDSPPLSPGDDRKRKKMTKKRKGQDYLDMEWDERSRTPARSDISQDKPLTPSLAKTEAEKEQTPLQEALSQLIRQLQRKDPNAFFSFPVTDLIAPGYSLIIKRPMDFSTIKEKVKTECYQSLEELKTDFKVMCGNAMIYNKPDTIYYKAAKKLLHSGLKILSPERLESLKQSIEFMADLKTPSSRTAEEGEDDAMASDPTKDGSSPMDTSDNSQSPRVTNRDTPSKDCKEEVQRSVSQAERDLEDIKKVMEESGGKLSSRSLQCELDFDRRKPDGTTTLAILNPAELSAGDPGYCPVKLGMLGGRLQTGVNTLQGFKEDKRNRVTPVTYMNYGPFSSYAPTYDSSFANISKEDSDLIYSFYGDESSLQGSESIADFLTKSEEHVYRMADNLLDMLTSGEHSRQLKENKAIRSAQEGEELVENTDTAAVEVVGAESSSRNISTPPSSTVVLGLDLLAENFSSEAEQFQKKLDETTLLLRNLQEAQRERLSAKQPPNMICLLAPSAREIQLAEKVTENLAQLTSQVAPGDVSSVYGIRKAMGISLPMESTEHTLTHLTTVGADQLNGAGTFSEDAPAV, encoded by the exons ATGGGCAAAAAGCATAAaaaacataaatcagaaaaacacGCATACGACG ACTACGCAGACAGGCCGCTGAAACTCGTGTTGAAGGTGGCGGGCAATGAAGTTACCACAGGAAGCTCTAGTCTGGAGCAGGTTTACGACGAACAGATAGATTACGATAAACACAAggacaagaagaagaagaagaaaaagaaagacgaAAGGGATAGGGACAGCCCGCCTCTCTCACCAGGGGAcgacaggaaaaggaaaaag ATGACCAAAAAGAGAAAAGGCCAGGATTACCTGGATATGGAGTGGGATGAGCGCAGCAGAACTCCTGCCCGGTCAGATATATCCCAGGATaaacccctcactccctcactggCTAAAACAGAAG CAGAAAAAGAACAGACTCCACTACAGGAAGCATTGAGCCAACTTATCAGGCAGTTACAGAG AAAAGACCCCAACGCGTTCTTCTCGTTCCCCGTCACCGACCTCATTGCTCCTGGATACTCTCTGATCATCAAGAGGCCCATGGATTTTAGCACCATCAAGGAGAAGGTGAAGACCGAGTGTTACCAGTCCCTGGAGGAGCTGAAG ACGGATTTCAAGGTTATGTGCGGGAACGCCATGATTTACAACAAGCCAGACACAATTTACTACAAGGCAGCTAAGAAGCTACTCCACTCTGGCTTGAAGATCCTGAGCCCA gaGAGGCTCGAAAGCCTGAAACAGAGCATTGAATTTATGGCAGACCTGAAGACTCCCAGCAGCAGGACAGCAGAGGAGGGCGAGGATGATGCCATGGCGTCTGACCCCACCAAAGATGGGTCATCTCCCATGGATACTAGTGACAACTCTCAGTCACCTAGAGTGACCAACAGGGACACTCCCAG TAAGGACTGCAAAGAGGAGGTCCAGAGGAGCGTGAGCCAGGCTGAGCGAGACCTGGAGGACATTAAGAAGGTCATGGAGGAGTCTGGGGGGAAACTCTCCAGCAGGAGCCTGCAGTGTGAG CTGGACTTTGATCGGAGGAAACCTGATGGTACAACCACCCTGGCAATCCTGAACCCAGCTGAGCTCAGTgctggag ATCCTGGGTACTGCCCAGTGAAACTGGGGATGCTAGGTGGTAGGCTGCAGACTGGAGTGAACACCCTGCAGGGATTCAAGGAGGACAAGAGAAACCGAGTCACACCAG TGACGTATATGAACTACGGCCCCTTCAGCTCCTACGCCCCGACCTACGACTCCAGCTTCGCCAACATCAGTAAAGAGGATTCGGACCTCATCTACTCCTTCTATGGAGACGAGTCCAGCCTGCAGGGctcagagag CATTGCAGATTTCCTGACCAAGTCTGAAGAGCATGTGTACAGAATGGCTGATAATCTTCTGGACATGCTGACCAGCGGAGAGCACTCAAGACAGCTGAAGGAAAACAAGGCGATAAGG AGCGCTCAGGAAGGGGAGGAGCTAGTGGAGAATACGGACACTGCTGCTGTTGAG GTGGTTGGGGCAGAGTCCAGCAGCAGGAACATCAGCACGCCTCCAAGTTCCACAGTGGTTTTAGGTCTCGACCTGTTGGCTGAGAACTTCAGCTCGGAAG CAGAACAGTTCCAGAAGAAACTGGACGAGACCACCCTGCTGCTCAGGAACCTGCAGGaagctcagagagagagactgagtgccAAACAGCCCCCCAACATGATCTGTTTGCTGGCTCCTTCTGCCCGAGAGATACAgctag CGGAGAAGGTGACGGAGAACCTGGCCCAGCTGACCAGCCAGGTGGCTCCTGGAGATGTGAGCAGTGTGTACGGAATTAGAAAGGCCATGGGCATCTCATTGCCTATGGAGTCTAcagagcacacactcactcacctgacTACAG TGGGAGCGGATCAGCTGAACGGAGCAGGCACATTCTCGGAGGACGCCCCCGCCGTCTAG